The proteins below are encoded in one region of Eulemur rufifrons isolate Redbay chromosome 2, OSU_ERuf_1, whole genome shotgun sequence:
- the PPP2R3C gene encoding serine/threonine-protein phosphatase 2A regulatory subunit B'' subunit gamma isoform X2: MIGEEAMINYENFLKVGEKAGPKCKQFFTAKVFAKLLHTDSYGRISIMQFFNYVMRKVWLHQTRIGLSLYDVAGQGYLRESDLENYILELIPTLPQLDGLEKSFYSFYVCTAVRKFFFFLDPLRTGKIKIQDILACSFLDDLLELRDEELSKESQETNWFSAPSALRVYGQYLNLDKDHNGMLSKEELSRYGTATMTNVFLDRVFQECLTYDGEMDYKTYLDFVLALENRKEPAALQYIFKLLDIENKGYLNVFSLNYFFRAIQELMKIHGQDPVSFQDVKDEIFDMVKPKDPLKISLQDLINSNQGDTVTTILIDLNGFWTYENREALVANDNENSGELDDT; this comes from the exons ATGATTGGAGAGGAAGCAATGAtcaattatgaaaattttttgaaGGTTGGTGAAAAGGCTGGACCAAAGTGCAA gcAATTTTTCACAGCAAAAGTCTTTGCTAAACTCCTTCATACAGATTCATATGGAAGAATTTCCATCATGCAGTTCTTTAATTATGTCATGAGAAAag TTTGGCTTCATCAAACAAGAATAGGACTCAGTTTATATGATGTTGCTGGGCAAGGATACCTTCGGGAATCT gatttAGAAAACTACATATTGGAACTTATCCCTACTTTGCCACAATTAGATGGCCTGGAAAAATCCTTTTACTCCTTTTATGTTTGTACAGCAGTTAGgaagttcttcttctttttagaCCCTCTAAGAacag GGAAGATAAAAATTCAAGATATTTTAGCATGCAGCTTCCTAGATGATTTATTGGag CTAAGAGATGAGGAACTGTCCAAAGAGAGTCAAGAAACAAATTGGTTTTCTGCTCCTTCTGCCCTCAGGGTTTATG GCCAGTATTTGAATCTCGATAAGGATCACAATGGCATGCTAAGTAAAGAAGAACTCTCCCGCTATGGAACAGCAACCATGACCAATGTTTTCCTAGACCGTGTTTTCCAGGAGTGTCTCACTTATGATGGAGAAATG gaCTACAAAACCTACTTGGACTTTGTTCTTGcattagaaaacagaaaggaacCTGCAGCTCTGCAATATATTTTCAAACTGCTTGATATTGAGAACAAAGGATATCTGAATGTCTTTtcccttaattatttctttagg GCCATACAGGAACTAATGAAAATCCATGGACAAGATCCTGTTTCATTTCAAGACGTAAAG gATGAAATCTTTGACATGGTAAAACCAAAGGACCCTTTGAAAATCTCTCTTCAGGATTTAATCAACAGTAATCAAGGAGACACAGTCACCACCATTCTAATTGATCTGAATGGCTTCTGGACTTATGAGAACAGGGAAGCTCTTGTTGCAAATGACAATGAAAACTCTGGAGAGCTTGATGATACATGA